From Diceros bicornis minor isolate mBicDic1 chromosome 17, mDicBic1.mat.cur, whole genome shotgun sequence, the proteins below share one genomic window:
- the PRKAG1 gene encoding 5'-AMP-activated protein kinase subunit gamma-1 isoform X1: METVTSSDSHPALENEHPQETPESNNSVYTSFMKSHRCYDLIPTSSKLVVFDTSLQVKKAFFALVTNGVRAAPLWDSKKQSFVGMLTITDFINILHRYYKSALVQIYELEEHKIETWREVYLQDSFKPLVCISPNASLFDAVSSLIRNKIHRLPVIDPESGNTLYILTHKRILKFLKLFITEFPKPEFMSKSLEELQIGTYANIAMVRTTTPVYVALGIFVQHRVSALPVVDEKGRVVDIYSKFDVINLAAEKTYNNLDVSVTKALQHRSHYFEGVLKCYLHETLETIINRLVEAEVHRLVVVDENDVVKGIVSLSDILQALVLTGGEKP; encoded by the exons AGACCCCAGAATCCAACAATAGCGTGTATACTTCCTTCATGAAGTCTCATCGCTGCTATGACCTGATTCCCACAAGCTCCAAATTGGTTGTATTTGATACTTCCCTGCAG gtgaagaaagctttctttgctttggtgaCTAATGGTGTACGAGCTGCCCCTTTGTGGGATAGTAAGAAGCAAAGTTTTGTGG GCATGCTGACCATCACTGATTTCATCAATATCCTGCACCGCTACTATAAGTCAGCCTTG GTACAGATCTATGAGCTGGAAGAACACAAGATAGAAACTTGGAGAG AGGTGTATCTACAGGACTCCTTTAAACCACTTGTCTGCATTTCTCCTAATGCCAG CTTGTTTGATGCCGTCTCTTCATTAATTCGAAACAAGATCCACAGGCTGCCAGTTATTGACCCGGAATCAGGCAACACCTTGTACATCCTCACCCACAAGCGCATCCTCAAGTTCCTCAAATTGTTT ATCACTGAGTTCCCCAAGCCAGAGTTCATGTCCAAGTCTCTGGAAGAGCTACAGATTGGCACCTATGCCAACATTGCCATGGTCCGCACTACCACCCCTGTCTATGtggctctgggcatctttgtacaGCACCGAGTCTCAGCCCTGCCAGTGGTGGATGAGAAAG GGCGTGTGGTGGACATCTACTCCAAGTTTGATGTTATC aatCTGGCAGCAGAAAAGACCTACAACAACCTAGATGTGTCTGTGACCAAAGCCCTGCAACATCGATCGCATTACTTTGAGGGTGTCCTCAAGTGCTACCTGCATGAGACTCTGGAGACCATAATCAACAGGCTGGTGGAAGCAGAG GTTCACCGACTTGTAGTGGTGGATGAGAATGATGTGGTCAAGGGAATTGTATCACTGTCTGACATCCTGCAGGCCCTGGTGCTCACAGGCGGAGAGAAGCCCTGA
- the PRKAG1 gene encoding 5'-AMP-activated protein kinase subunit gamma-1 isoform X2: MVTSSDSHPALENEHPQETPESNNSVYTSFMKSHRCYDLIPTSSKLVVFDTSLQVKKAFFALVTNGVRAAPLWDSKKQSFVGMLTITDFINILHRYYKSALVQIYELEEHKIETWREVYLQDSFKPLVCISPNASLFDAVSSLIRNKIHRLPVIDPESGNTLYILTHKRILKFLKLFITEFPKPEFMSKSLEELQIGTYANIAMVRTTTPVYVALGIFVQHRVSALPVVDEKGRVVDIYSKFDVINLAAEKTYNNLDVSVTKALQHRSHYFEGVLKCYLHETLETIINRLVEAEVHRLVVVDENDVVKGIVSLSDILQALVLTGGEKP, translated from the exons AGACCCCAGAATCCAACAATAGCGTGTATACTTCCTTCATGAAGTCTCATCGCTGCTATGACCTGATTCCCACAAGCTCCAAATTGGTTGTATTTGATACTTCCCTGCAG gtgaagaaagctttctttgctttggtgaCTAATGGTGTACGAGCTGCCCCTTTGTGGGATAGTAAGAAGCAAAGTTTTGTGG GCATGCTGACCATCACTGATTTCATCAATATCCTGCACCGCTACTATAAGTCAGCCTTG GTACAGATCTATGAGCTGGAAGAACACAAGATAGAAACTTGGAGAG AGGTGTATCTACAGGACTCCTTTAAACCACTTGTCTGCATTTCTCCTAATGCCAG CTTGTTTGATGCCGTCTCTTCATTAATTCGAAACAAGATCCACAGGCTGCCAGTTATTGACCCGGAATCAGGCAACACCTTGTACATCCTCACCCACAAGCGCATCCTCAAGTTCCTCAAATTGTTT ATCACTGAGTTCCCCAAGCCAGAGTTCATGTCCAAGTCTCTGGAAGAGCTACAGATTGGCACCTATGCCAACATTGCCATGGTCCGCACTACCACCCCTGTCTATGtggctctgggcatctttgtacaGCACCGAGTCTCAGCCCTGCCAGTGGTGGATGAGAAAG GGCGTGTGGTGGACATCTACTCCAAGTTTGATGTTATC aatCTGGCAGCAGAAAAGACCTACAACAACCTAGATGTGTCTGTGACCAAAGCCCTGCAACATCGATCGCATTACTTTGAGGGTGTCCTCAAGTGCTACCTGCATGAGACTCTGGAGACCATAATCAACAGGCTGGTGGAAGCAGAG GTTCACCGACTTGTAGTGGTGGATGAGAATGATGTGGTCAAGGGAATTGTATCACTGTCTGACATCCTGCAGGCCCTGGTGCTCACAGGCGGAGAGAAGCCCTGA